One window of the Thermodesulfobacteriota bacterium genome contains the following:
- a CDS encoding cytochrome P460 family protein, with translation MRKRMVGLLFIFLFLGTLGVYAQEKAKVAYPEGYRDWTHVKSMLIFDPKHPLFNSFGGIHHIYVNKKGLEAYKKGGAFPDGAVIVFDLLEATVDQGAYVEGPRKFIGVMQKDSKKFKETGGWGFEAFEKDTKKSFVKDGGKSCYDCHLGQKEKDYVFSKYRP, from the coding sequence ATGAGAAAAAGGATGGTGGGGTTATTATTCATTTTTTTGTTCCTTGGAACCCTCGGGGTCTACGCCCAGGAAAAGGCGAAAGTGGCCTATCCGGAAGGTTACCGGGATTGGACCCACGTGAAGTCGATGCTCATCTTCGACCCCAAACACCCTCTCTTCAACTCCTTCGGCGGGATCCATCACATCTATGTCAACAAAAAAGGGCTGGAAGCTTATAAGAAGGGCGGGGCCTTCCCGGATGGCGCCGTCATCGTCTTCGATCTCTTGGAGGCAACGGTCGATCAAGGAGCCTATGTGGAAGGGCCAAGGAAATTCATCGGCGTCATGCAGAAGGACTCGAAAAAATTCAAAGAGACCGGCGGTTGGGGATTCGAGGCCTTCGAAAAGGATACGAAAAAATCCTTCGTGAAAGACGGGGGCAAGAGCTGCTACGACTGCCACCTCGGCCAGAAGGAAAAGGATTACGTCTTTTCGAAGTATCGTCCCTGA
- a CDS encoding SCO family protein — translation MSVQGGGGLFFAILLGFVFILPPSLLFSHTDHPPQTPVAPPGVGIDEKLGQALPLHLAFNDETGRPVTLKEVIHKPTIFTPVFYACPDVCNFLLSNLASALNRLPSTPGEDYLVLSVSFDETETPQLASEKKGLYLKMIERPFPETAWRFLTGEKENILRLTDAAGFHFRREGKNFLHPVAVIVLSPEGKITRYLYGTEILPFDLRMALLEASEGRTGPTIAKVLRFCFSYDPKGRRYVFNTLKITGIVTLTFALSFVLFLFWRGRKRRASKAD, via the coding sequence ATGTCTGTTCAAGGGGGAGGTGGCCTCTTTTTTGCGATACTCTTGGGGTTCGTTTTCATCCTCCCTCCCTCCCTCCTTTTTTCTCATACCGACCATCCCCCACAAACGCCTGTGGCCCCACCGGGGGTAGGGATCGACGAAAAACTGGGTCAGGCGCTCCCTCTCCATCTCGCCTTTAATGACGAAACAGGAAGGCCCGTCACCCTGAAAGAGGTGATCCATAAACCCACGATCTTTACGCCCGTCTTTTACGCCTGCCCTGACGTCTGTAACTTCCTCCTCTCCAACCTCGCCAGCGCCCTCAACCGTCTGCCTTCCACTCCGGGCGAGGACTACCTCGTCCTCTCCGTAAGTTTCGATGAGACCGAAACGCCCCAGCTCGCCTCCGAGAAGAAGGGGCTCTATCTCAAGATGATCGAAAGGCCCTTTCCGGAGACGGCCTGGAGGTTTTTGACGGGCGAGAAGGAGAACATCCTTCGGTTGACCGATGCCGCGGGGTTCCATTTCAGACGGGAAGGGAAGAATTTCCTCCACCCTGTTGCCGTGATCGTCCTCTCTCCTGAAGGGAAGATCACCCGGTATCTTTACGGTACCGAAATCCTTCCCTTCGATTTGAGGATGGCCCTCCTCGAGGCCTCTGAGGGAAGGACCGGCCCGACCATCGCCAAGGTCCTGAGGTTCTGTTTCAGTTACGATCCGAAGGGTCGCCGGTATGTCTTCAATACTTTAAAAATCACGGGGATCGTCACGTTGACCTTTGCTCTGTCCTTCGTCCTCTTCCTCTTCTGGAGAGGGAGGAAGAGAAGGGCCTCGAAGGCGGATTAA
- a CDS encoding 3-hydroxybutyryl-CoA dehydrogenase, whose amino-acid sequence MEIKRIGVVGAGQMGSGIAVVALTSGYEVVMRDVTQEALEKGKGRIVADLARRVEKGKMAQEEKERCLQRLSTTVEIGDLSRCDFVIEAATEHLPLKWEIFKRLEEVIPRQAILASNTSSIPITKIASVTHHPDRVIGMHFFNPAPVMKLIEIIRGLATSEETFQITKELSLKLGKTPLEAADFPGFVSSRLIFSYMNEAIYALYEGLGKAEEIDAIMKMGANHPMGPLELADFVGLDTVLSVMKVLQEGFGDKYRPCPLLQQYVDAGYLGVKTGRGFYRYEGGRR is encoded by the coding sequence ATGGAGATCAAGAGGATCGGAGTGGTCGGAGCAGGCCAGATGGGCAGCGGCATCGCCGTGGTGGCGCTCACCTCGGGATATGAGGTCGTGATGCGGGATGTCACCCAGGAGGCACTCGAGAAGGGAAAGGGGAGGATCGTGGCCGACCTGGCAAGGAGGGTCGAGAAGGGAAAGATGGCCCAGGAGGAGAAGGAGAGGTGTCTTCAGAGACTTTCCACGACGGTGGAGATCGGGGATCTTTCTCGATGCGATTTCGTCATCGAGGCGGCCACGGAACATCTCCCTTTAAAGTGGGAGATTTTTAAAAGGCTCGAAGAGGTGATCCCGCGCCAGGCCATCCTGGCGAGCAACACCTCCTCGATCCCGATTACGAAGATCGCCTCGGTGACCCATCATCCCGATCGGGTCATCGGGATGCACTTCTTCAACCCAGCGCCGGTGATGAAGCTGATCGAGATCATCCGGGGGCTTGCGACCTCGGAAGAGACCTTTCAGATCACGAAGGAGTTGAGCCTGAAGCTGGGAAAGACCCCCCTGGAGGCGGCCGATTTTCCGGGCTTCGTCTCGAGCCGTCTGATCTTCAGCTACATGAACGAGGCCATCTACGCCCTCTACGAAGGCCTGGGGAAGGCCGAGGAGATCGACGCCATCATGAAGATGGGCGCCAACCATCCGATGGGGCCGCTGGAGCTGGCAGACTTCGTGGGGCTCGATACGGTTCTCTCCGTGATGAAGGTCCTCCAGGAGGGCTTTGGGGATAAGTACCGGCCCTGTCCGCTCCTCCAGCAGTATGTGGATGCAGGATATTTAGGCGTCAAGACCGGAAGGGGATTCTACCGCTACGAGGGAGGGAGACGATGA
- a CDS encoding xanthine dehydrogenase family protein subunit M — MRPFEFFTPSTISEAIRLLNKPHSYPLAGGTDLLGELKRGIRRVDRMVNLKAIPRLKKIVEGKMVRIGGLVTLAEIEEAPLFAKSFPLLSQAASLVASKQLRNLGTLAGNLLQRPRCWYYRNAPFHCWLKGGRACFAIGGENAYHAILGAGHCQAVHPSDLAPALIALDSEVEIVGPKGRRRIPLEALYRNPTERDRQVTLLKRNEIITAVLLNRPFKGSKGIFLKAGDRKAWSFALVSVAAFLILKGGKVSSLRLVLGGVAPYPWRVKEVEGFLEGKQPSEERIRRASEMALAKARPLKENGYKIPLAKALIEKALTSLL, encoded by the coding sequence ATGAGGCCCTTCGAATTCTTCACCCCTTCCACGATCTCCGAAGCGATAAGGCTCTTAAACAAGCCGCACTCCTATCCTCTCGCAGGGGGGACCGACCTTTTGGGAGAATTGAAGAGGGGAATTCGGAGGGTCGATCGGATGGTCAATCTCAAGGCCATCCCTCGATTGAAGAAAATCGTTGAAGGGAAAATGGTGCGAATCGGTGGCCTCGTTACCCTCGCAGAGATCGAGGAGGCCCCCCTTTTTGCCAAAAGCTTTCCTTTGCTTTCCCAGGCCGCCTCCCTCGTTGCGTCTAAGCAGCTTCGAAACCTGGGCACCCTGGCGGGTAATCTTCTCCAGCGCCCCCGATGCTGGTATTACCGGAACGCCCCCTTCCATTGCTGGCTTAAAGGGGGAAGGGCCTGTTTCGCCATCGGAGGCGAGAATGCTTACCATGCCATCTTAGGAGCCGGTCATTGCCAGGCGGTCCATCCCTCGGACCTGGCCCCAGCGCTGATCGCTTTGGATTCCGAGGTGGAGATCGTGGGACCGAAAGGGAGGCGGAGAATCCCCCTCGAAGCGCTCTACCGGAATCCAACTGAAAGGGATCGTCAGGTGACCCTCCTGAAACGGAACGAGATCATCACCGCCGTCCTCTTGAACCGGCCTTTTAAGGGTTCTAAGGGGATCTTTCTCAAGGCCGGTGATCGAAAGGCCTGGTCCTTTGCCCTTGTGAGCGTCGCGGCCTTCCTCATCCTCAAGGGTGGGAAGGTTTCGAGCCTTCGCCTCGTTTTGGGCGGGGTCGCACCCTATCCTTGGAGGGTAAAGGAGGTGGAAGGGTTCCTCGAAGGAAAGCAGCCCTCGGAGGAACGGATCAGGAGGGCGAGCGAAATGGCCTTGGCGAAGGCGAGGCCCTTGAAGGAGAATGGCTATAAGATCCCTCTGGCCAAGGCCTTGATCGAGAAGGCCTTGACCTCCCTTCTCTGA
- a CDS encoding acyl-CoA dehydrogenase family protein: MIGFELSEEQKELQAKARRFAEEVILPVAERHDREGTFPIDVMRQAHQEGYLTPLVPREYGGQGLGVLDTCIMSEELAAGCMGIYVSIFVSTLALYPIIRFGTPDQKERFLRPFCSRFSLASYCLSEVTVGSDPASMKTTAVNAGDHYLLNGNKMWITNGGVANLYLVFATTDPSKRHKGIICLIVPSELKGVSPGKPIDKMGQRASNTTPVFFREVRVPRENLLGGEEDGFKKAMIALDLTRPMIASGAVGLARTALELATRYAKKRVQFGVPIAQHQAVQFMLAEMAMGIEAARLLVYKAAWLADRGMPNSKEAAMAKAFASDMAMKVTTDAVQIYGGMGYTKWHPVEKLMRDAKVIQIYEGTAQIMRLIIARRLLQEVEPPFLLSKIGG, from the coding sequence ATGATCGGCTTCGAACTGAGCGAGGAACAGAAGGAGCTCCAGGCGAAGGCGAGGCGCTTCGCTGAGGAGGTCATCCTTCCCGTGGCCGAACGACACGATCGGGAGGGCACCTTTCCCATCGATGTCATGAGACAGGCCCACCAGGAGGGCTATCTCACTCCCCTCGTTCCGAGGGAGTATGGGGGACAGGGATTGGGCGTGCTCGATACCTGCATCATGTCGGAGGAGTTGGCCGCGGGTTGCATGGGGATCTATGTCTCGATCTTCGTCAGCACGTTGGCCCTCTACCCCATCATCCGGTTCGGAACCCCTGACCAGAAGGAGAGGTTTCTCAGGCCCTTCTGCTCCCGATTCAGCCTGGCCTCCTACTGCCTGAGCGAGGTGACGGTCGGCTCCGACCCGGCCTCCATGAAGACCACGGCCGTTAACGCTGGGGATCACTACCTCCTCAACGGGAACAAGATGTGGATTACCAATGGGGGCGTGGCCAACCTCTACCTCGTCTTCGCAACGACCGATCCGAGCAAGAGGCATAAGGGGATCATCTGCCTCATCGTCCCATCCGAACTTAAAGGGGTGAGCCCTGGAAAGCCCATCGACAAGATGGGGCAGCGGGCCTCGAACACGACGCCCGTCTTCTTTCGGGAGGTGAGGGTCCCCAGGGAGAACCTTTTGGGAGGGGAAGAGGATGGCTTTAAGAAGGCGATGATCGCCCTCGACCTCACCCGGCCCATGATCGCCTCGGGAGCGGTCGGGCTTGCCAGGACCGCCTTGGAATTGGCCACCCGTTATGCCAAAAAGAGGGTTCAATTCGGAGTCCCGATCGCCCAGCACCAGGCCGTTCAATTCATGCTCGCGGAGATGGCGATGGGGATCGAGGCGGCAAGGCTTCTGGTCTACAAGGCCGCATGGCTCGCCGATCGAGGGATGCCCAACTCAAAGGAGGCGGCCATGGCGAAGGCCTTTGCCTCGGACATGGCTATGAAGGTGACAACCGACGCGGTTCAGATCTATGGGGGGATGGGATATACGAAGTGGCACCCCGTCGAGAAATTGATGAGGGATGCGAAGGTGATCCAGATCTACGAGGGAACGGCCCAGATCATGCGGCTCATCATCGCCAGAAGGCTTCTTCAGGAGGTGGAGCCTCCTTTCCTCCTGTCAAAGATCGGGGGCTAA